A stretch of Leisingera sp. S132 DNA encodes these proteins:
- the cobS gene encoding cobaltochelatase subunit CobS, translated as MTDGFVDMNAKPTDTISVRDVFGIDTDMTVKGFAEGSERVPAMDHTYKFDPETTLAILAGFSHNRRVMIQGYHGTGKSTHIEQVAARLNWPSVRVNLDSHISRIDLIGKDAIKLRDGKQVTEFHEGILPWALRNPVAIVFDEYDAGRADVMFVIQRVLEHDGKLTLLDQNEIITPNPFFRLFATANTVGLGDTTGLYHGTQQINQAQMDRWSLVSTLNYLSHDAESAIVLSKAPHYNTSEGRKKISQMVTVADLTRTAFMNGDLSTVMSPRTVINWAQNAEIFRNVGYAFRLSFLNKCDELERQTVAEFYQRCFDEELPESAASVSLG; from the coding sequence ATGACCGACGGATTTGTGGATATGAATGCGAAACCGACCGATACGATTTCGGTGCGCGATGTGTTCGGGATCGACACCGACATGACGGTCAAGGGCTTTGCCGAGGGTTCTGAACGCGTTCCGGCCATGGACCACACCTACAAGTTCGACCCGGAAACCACGCTGGCCATCCTGGCAGGCTTCAGCCACAACCGCCGCGTGATGATCCAAGGCTACCACGGCACCGGCAAATCGACCCACATCGAACAGGTCGCGGCGCGGCTTAACTGGCCCTCCGTGCGGGTGAACCTGGACAGCCACATCTCCCGGATCGACCTCATTGGCAAGGACGCGATCAAGCTGCGCGACGGCAAGCAGGTCACCGAGTTCCACGAGGGCATCCTGCCCTGGGCGCTGCGCAACCCGGTTGCGATCGTGTTCGACGAATACGACGCGGGCCGCGCTGACGTGATGTTCGTGATCCAGCGGGTGCTGGAGCATGACGGCAAGCTGACCCTGCTGGACCAGAACGAGATCATCACCCCGAACCCGTTCTTCCGCCTGTTTGCGACTGCCAACACCGTTGGCCTCGGCGATACCACCGGGTTGTACCACGGCACCCAGCAGATCAACCAGGCGCAGATGGACCGCTGGTCGCTGGTCTCCACCCTGAACTACCTGAGCCATGACGCCGAAAGCGCCATCGTTCTGTCCAAGGCGCCGCATTACAACACTTCCGAGGGCCGCAAGAAGATCTCGCAGATGGTGACTGTTGCCGACCTGACCCGTACCGCCTTCATGAACGGCGATCTGTCGACCGTGATGTCGCCGCGGACGGTGATCAACTGGGCCCAGAACGCCGAGATCTTCCGCAACGTGGGCTATGCCTTCCGGCTGTCGTTCCTGAACAAATGCGACGAGTTGGAGCGCCAGACCGTGGCCGAGTTCTACCAGCGCTGCTTTGACGAGGAGCTGCCGGAGAGCGCTGCGAGCGTTTCGCTGGGCTAA
- a CDS encoding BolA family transcriptional regulator, translating to MNVKQEMEAALQAAFQPTALEVVNESHKHAGHAGDDGSGESHFAVMIRAGAFEGMNRVQQHRAVHKALGGIVPRIHALALDIGA from the coding sequence ATGAACGTGAAGCAGGAAATGGAAGCAGCATTGCAGGCGGCGTTTCAGCCAACCGCGCTGGAGGTGGTCAACGAAAGCCACAAACACGCGGGTCACGCCGGTGATGACGGCTCGGGCGAGAGCCATTTTGCGGTGATGATCCGCGCCGGGGCCTTCGAAGGCATGAACCGGGTGCAGCAGCACCGGGCAGTGCACAAGGCGCTGGGCGGCATCGTGCCGCGCATCCACGCGCTGGCGCTGGATATCGGCGCCTGA
- the cobT gene encoding cobaltochelatase subunit CobT: protein MKKPNDNPADPFKKALSEATKVMANDPELTVSYTVDPSGLTGDTMRLPQVSRRMTREEVLLARGTADALALRHKFHDDATHAKYVPQGEMARDLYEAMETARCEAMGARHMPGTASNIDVKIRNESIRRGYEQMKSSSEAPLAAAAGYLVRHLATGRDLPEGAGNIMELWRGFIESQAGGTLENLDETIADQAAFAKLARQVISDLGYGDQLGDDPDELDDEANDEAEDNAEEQQDPDSTGQDDSEEEQADASPEQSQEQQQDESQAQVSMDEMADDDLAEDTEMPDGEAPLEPPAPPPVSDADPDYKVFRDADDEEINAEDLAEPAELERLRAYLDQQLEPLKGAVSRLANKLQRRLQAQQNRSWEFDREEGILDAGRLARVVANPTTPLSFKVEKDTEFRDTVVTLLLDNSGSMRGRPISIAAICADVLARTLERCNVKVEILGFTTRAWKGGLAREAWLNEGRPQQPGRLNDLRHIIYKGADAPMRRTRTNLGLMMKEGLLKENIDGEALEWAHRRMVARREARKILMVISDGAPVDDSTLSVNPANYLEKHLRDVIAMVEKRKQVELLAIGIGHDVTRYYQRAVTITDVEQLAGAMTEQLAALFDSDPRARARVMGIKRAS from the coding sequence ATGAAAAAGCCGAACGACAACCCAGCCGATCCGTTCAAGAAGGCCCTCTCTGAGGCCACCAAGGTGATGGCCAACGACCCGGAGCTGACGGTCAGCTACACGGTCGACCCCTCGGGCCTCACGGGCGACACCATGCGGCTGCCGCAGGTCTCCCGCCGGATGACGCGTGAGGAGGTTCTGCTGGCCCGCGGCACCGCGGATGCACTGGCGCTGCGCCACAAGTTCCACGACGACGCCACCCACGCCAAATACGTGCCGCAAGGCGAAATGGCGCGCGATCTCTATGAGGCGATGGAAACCGCCCGCTGCGAGGCGATGGGCGCGCGCCACATGCCCGGCACTGCGTCGAACATCGACGTCAAGATCCGCAACGAGTCGATCCGCCGCGGCTATGAGCAGATGAAGTCCTCCTCCGAGGCGCCGCTGGCCGCCGCCGCTGGCTATCTGGTGCGCCATCTGGCAACTGGCCGCGACCTGCCCGAGGGTGCGGGCAACATCATGGAGCTGTGGCGCGGCTTCATCGAATCCCAGGCCGGCGGCACGCTGGAGAACCTGGACGAGACCATTGCCGACCAGGCCGCCTTTGCCAAACTGGCGCGGCAGGTGATCTCCGACCTTGGCTATGGCGACCAGCTGGGCGACGACCCGGATGAGCTGGACGACGAGGCAAACGACGAGGCCGAGGACAACGCCGAGGAGCAGCAGGACCCGGACAGCACCGGCCAGGACGATAGCGAAGAGGAGCAGGCCGACGCCTCGCCTGAGCAGAGCCAGGAGCAGCAGCAGGACGAAAGCCAGGCCCAAGTCTCGATGGACGAGATGGCCGATGACGATCTGGCAGAGGACACCGAGATGCCCGACGGCGAGGCGCCGCTGGAGCCGCCGGCCCCGCCGCCGGTCTCAGATGCCGACCCGGATTACAAGGTGTTCCGGGACGCCGATGATGAGGAAATCAACGCCGAGGACCTGGCCGAGCCTGCCGAGCTGGAACGCCTGCGCGCCTATCTCGACCAGCAGCTGGAGCCGCTGAAGGGCGCGGTGTCGCGATTGGCGAACAAGCTGCAGCGCCGCCTGCAGGCGCAGCAGAACCGCTCCTGGGAGTTCGACCGTGAGGAAGGCATCCTGGATGCAGGCCGCCTGGCGCGGGTTGTCGCCAACCCGACCACGCCCTTGAGCTTCAAGGTCGAAAAGGACACCGAGTTCCGCGACACCGTGGTGACGCTCTTGCTCGATAACTCCGGCTCGATGCGCGGCCGTCCGATCTCCATCGCGGCGATCTGCGCCGACGTTCTGGCCCGCACGCTGGAGCGCTGCAACGTGAAGGTCGAAATCCTCGGCTTCACCACCCGCGCTTGGAAAGGCGGGCTGGCGCGCGAGGCCTGGCTGAACGAGGGCCGCCCGCAGCAGCCGGGCCGCCTCAATGACCTGCGCCACATCATCTACAAGGGGGCCGACGCCCCAATGCGCCGCACCCGCACCAACCTCGGGCTCATGATGAAAGAGGGCCTGCTGAAGGAAAATATCGACGGCGAGGCGCTGGAATGGGCGCACCGGCGGATGGTGGCGCGGCGCGAGGCCCGCAAGATCCTGATGGTGATCTCCGACGGCGCGCCGGTGGATGATTCAACGCTGTCGGTGAACCCGGCGAACTATCTGGAGAAGCACCTGCGCGACGTGATTGCGATGGTCGAGAAGCGCAAGCAGGTGGAGCTGCTGGCAATCGGCATCGGCCATGACGTGACCCGCTATTACCAACGCGCAGTGACGATCACCGATGTGGAGCAGCTGGCCGGCGCCATGACCGAACAACTGGCCGCCCTGTTCGACAGCGATCCGCGCGCCCGCGCCCGGGTGATGGGCATCAAGCGCGCCAGCTGA
- a CDS encoding DUF4177 domain-containing protein encodes MQAFEYKVVPAPAKGTKAKGVKTPEARFANSIEILLNEMAAEGWEFQRAELLPSEERSGMMGSATNWRNVMVFRRALAADEKPSKAPETGRKEPAAPSVEFRHGEADTPRLTAAAGDPEAPPEAEQVPGPGAAKMQADDGVEELSPVSGMTAALKARAGLKAERKE; translated from the coding sequence ATGCAAGCATTTGAATACAAGGTTGTCCCCGCTCCGGCCAAGGGCACCAAGGCCAAGGGGGTGAAGACACCGGAGGCGCGCTTTGCCAACTCGATCGAGATCCTGCTCAATGAGATGGCCGCCGAGGGCTGGGAATTCCAGCGCGCCGAGCTGCTGCCGAGCGAGGAGCGCTCCGGCATGATGGGTTCGGCCACCAACTGGCGCAATGTGATGGTGTTCCGCCGCGCGCTGGCGGCGGACGAAAAGCCCTCCAAGGCGCCGGAAACAGGCCGCAAGGAGCCTGCCGCGCCGTCGGTGGAATTCCGTCACGGCGAGGCTGATACACCACGGCTGACCGCCGCCGCAGGCGACCCTGAGGCTCCTCCGGAAGCGGAACAGGTGCCCGGCCCCGGTGCCGCCAAAATGCAGGCCGACGACGGGGTCGAGGAGCTGAGCCCGGTTTCCGGCATGACCGCAGCATTGAAGGCGCGGGCCGGCCTGAAAGCCGAGAGAAAAGAATAA
- a CDS encoding J domain-containing protein, with amino-acid sequence MSKSDPFGFDMSVRSAKKKNPRGRRAATGASETSQRVCDKDGCEEAGKFRAPKAPDVLDDYYWFCQEHVREYNNQWNFFEGTTEAELNAQRSKDKVWERETKPMGDPEARAWARLGIEDPHQVLGANATQNPGRAAKTGRRLPPTERRAIEILEAKDDWSKADIRKSYKKLIKVLHPDMNGGDRSQEEQLQEVRWAWDQIKDSRSFK; translated from the coding sequence ATGAGCAAATCCGATCCCTTTGGCTTTGATATGTCCGTCCGCTCCGCCAAGAAGAAGAATCCGCGCGGGCGGCGCGCTGCCACGGGAGCGTCCGAGACGTCCCAGCGCGTCTGCGACAAGGACGGCTGCGAGGAGGCCGGCAAGTTTCGCGCGCCCAAGGCGCCGGATGTGCTGGATGACTACTACTGGTTCTGCCAGGAGCACGTGCGCGAGTACAACAACCAGTGGAACTTCTTCGAAGGCACCACCGAGGCGGAGCTGAACGCGCAGCGCTCCAAGGACAAGGTCTGGGAGCGCGAGACCAAGCCGATGGGCGACCCGGAAGCGCGCGCATGGGCGCGGCTGGGCATCGAGGACCCGCATCAGGTGCTGGGTGCCAATGCGACCCAGAATCCGGGCCGCGCCGCCAAGACGGGCCGCCGCCTGCCGCCGACCGAGCGCCGCGCCATCGAAATCCTGGAGGCCAAGGACGACTGGTCCAAGGCCGACATCCGCAAGTCCTACAAGAAGCTGATCAAGGTGCTGCACCCCGACATGAACGGCGGCGACCGCAGCCAGGAGGAACAGCTGCAGGAGGTCCGCTGGGCCTGGGACCAGATCAAGGACAGCCGCAGCTTCAAGTAA
- a CDS encoding aminopeptidase P family protein gives MYQTFDVTARPDQGPPRLAALRKELAAEGLDGFLVPRADAHQGEYVAPHDERLSWLTGFTGSAGFCAVLQEIAGVFIDGRYRTQVKRQVAADYTPVPWPDVQLADWLKEQLPSGGKVGFDPWLHAAGQITALEKDLKSSGITLVQCENLVDRIWEDQPVPPMNPVAPHPLDYAGESAANKCARLAKGLRDAGQAAAVITLPDSIMWLLNIRGSDVARNPVAHGFAILHDDARVDLFMAAEKLEGLEGHFDSSVTLHAPENFLQATAALNGSVAADSSTVPQIVADKLGERLVPAGDPCALPKARKNAAEIEGSAAAHLRDGAAIVEMLAWLDAQAPGTITEIDVVKKLEALRSADPSLRDISFETIAGTGENGAVMHYRVTEETDTTLEDGHLLVMDSGGQYLDGTTDITRTIAIGTPGEEERAAFTRVLQGMIAMSRLRWPKGLAGRDIECIGRMPLWLAGQDFNHGLGHGVGAYLSVHEGPQRLARTSHVPFEPGMILSNEPGYYREGAFGIRIENLLVVETAPALDTSDPERDMLCWRTLTFAPVDRRLVNASMLTADEKDWLDSYHQEVLAKIGPQLSPAAKAWLDAATAPL, from the coding sequence ATGTATCAGACCTTTGACGTGACCGCCCGCCCGGACCAGGGCCCGCCCCGTCTGGCTGCCCTGCGCAAGGAACTGGCGGCGGAAGGTCTCGATGGCTTCCTGGTGCCGCGTGCCGATGCCCACCAGGGCGAATATGTGGCGCCGCATGACGAGCGCCTCAGCTGGCTGACTGGTTTCACAGGCTCTGCGGGCTTTTGCGCGGTGCTGCAGGAGATTGCCGGCGTGTTCATCGACGGCCGTTACCGCACCCAGGTGAAACGGCAGGTCGCCGCGGACTACACTCCGGTGCCCTGGCCCGATGTGCAGCTGGCGGACTGGCTGAAGGAACAGCTGCCCAGCGGCGGCAAGGTGGGCTTTGATCCCTGGCTGCATGCCGCCGGGCAGATCACCGCGCTGGAAAAGGATCTGAAGAGCAGCGGCATCACCCTGGTGCAATGCGAAAACCTGGTGGACCGGATCTGGGAGGACCAGCCGGTGCCGCCAATGAACCCGGTGGCCCCGCATCCACTGGATTATGCGGGCGAAAGCGCCGCAAACAAATGCGCGCGGCTCGCCAAGGGCCTGCGGGACGCTGGCCAGGCGGCGGCGGTCATCACCCTGCCCGACAGCATCATGTGGCTGCTGAATATCCGCGGCAGCGACGTGGCCCGCAATCCGGTGGCGCATGGTTTTGCCATCCTGCACGATGACGCGCGGGTGGACCTGTTCATGGCGGCAGAGAAGCTGGAAGGGCTTGAAGGCCACTTTGACAGCTCCGTCACCCTTCATGCGCCCGAAAACTTCCTCCAGGCCACCGCAGCGCTCAACGGCTCTGTGGCCGCAGATTCCAGCACAGTGCCGCAGATCGTGGCGGACAAGCTGGGCGAACGGCTGGTGCCCGCCGGCGACCCCTGCGCCCTGCCGAAGGCACGCAAGAACGCCGCCGAGATCGAAGGCAGCGCCGCGGCACACCTGCGCGATGGTGCCGCCATCGTGGAGATGCTGGCCTGGCTGGATGCGCAGGCGCCCGGCACCATCACCGAGATCGACGTGGTGAAGAAGCTGGAGGCCTTGCGCAGCGCAGACCCTTCCTTACGCGACATCAGCTTTGAAACCATTGCGGGCACCGGCGAGAACGGCGCCGTCATGCACTACCGCGTGACCGAGGAGACTGACACGACGCTGGAGGACGGCCATCTGCTGGTGATGGACAGCGGCGGCCAGTATCTGGACGGCACCACCGACATCACCCGCACCATCGCCATCGGTACGCCCGGCGAAGAGGAGCGCGCCGCCTTTACCCGCGTGCTGCAGGGCATGATCGCCATGTCCCGCCTGCGCTGGCCTAAGGGGCTGGCAGGCCGCGATATCGAATGCATCGGCCGGATGCCGCTGTGGCTGGCGGGCCAGGACTTCAACCATGGCCTGGGTCACGGTGTCGGCGCCTACCTGAGTGTGCACGAGGGCCCGCAGCGGCTGGCGCGCACCAGCCATGTGCCGTTTGAACCCGGCATGATCCTGTCCAATGAGCCGGGATACTACCGGGAAGGCGCCTTTGGCATCCGGATCGAGAACCTTCTGGTTGTTGAAACCGCCCCGGCTCTTGACACCAGCGACCCGGAGCGCGACATGCTATGCTGGCGCACGCTCACCTTTGCCCCGGTTGACCGGCGGCTGGTGAATGCCTCCATGCTGACAGCAGACGAGAAAGACTGGCTCGACAGCTATCACCAGGAGGTTCTGGCAAAAATCGGCCCGCAGCTCAGCCCCGCCGCAAAGGCGTGGCTTGATGCCGCAACCGCACCCTTGTGA
- the pepT gene encoding peptidase T, which translates to MQPNFDQELEDRLVRYAAIDSQSDETSATTPSTAIQFDMLNLLLAELQEIGAADVTLTDYGVVLATIPATAPGPVIGLLAHVDTAPQFNAAGVKPRVIKTYDGGDITYPDNPDLVLSPQKSPYLASKQGDDLITASGLTLLGADDKAGVAIVMTLARHLLANPETQHPKIRLAFTPDEEIGRGVGAQLPKDLGVDFAYTLDGGEAGEIVYESFSADRAVVSVKGVSIHPGWAKEKMVNAAHLAAKIVQTLPQATMTPETTDGREGFIHITDMNGGSSEMEIKLILRDFELDGLAAKGALLRSVCEAVQATEPRAEIRCETFPQYRNMRYWLENDMTPVELALAACEAHGIEPVSAPIRGGTDGSRLTELGVPTPNIFTGMQNVHGPLEWISVQDMAKATEVCLTLVQMAASEG; encoded by the coding sequence ATGCAGCCCAATTTCGATCAGGAACTTGAGGACCGTCTGGTCCGTTACGCCGCCATCGACAGCCAGAGCGACGAGACCTCAGCCACGACACCCAGCACTGCAATCCAGTTCGACATGCTGAACCTGCTGTTGGCAGAACTGCAGGAGATCGGCGCCGCGGACGTTACGCTCACCGATTACGGCGTGGTGCTGGCGACCATTCCCGCGACCGCACCCGGACCGGTCATCGGCTTGCTGGCTCACGTCGACACCGCACCGCAGTTCAACGCCGCGGGCGTCAAGCCGCGGGTGATCAAGACCTACGATGGCGGCGACATCACCTATCCCGACAACCCGGACCTGGTGCTGTCGCCGCAGAAATCTCCCTACCTCGCCTCCAAACAAGGAGACGACCTGATCACCGCCTCCGGCCTCACCCTGCTGGGGGCTGACGACAAGGCGGGCGTTGCCATCGTGATGACCCTGGCGCGGCACTTGCTGGCAAATCCGGAGACCCAGCATCCGAAGATCCGCCTTGCCTTCACCCCGGACGAGGAAATCGGCCGCGGCGTCGGCGCGCAGCTGCCCAAGGACCTGGGCGTGGATTTCGCCTATACGCTGGATGGCGGCGAAGCAGGCGAGATCGTCTATGAGAGCTTCTCTGCCGACCGCGCGGTGGTGAGCGTCAAGGGCGTGTCGATCCACCCCGGCTGGGCCAAGGAAAAGATGGTGAACGCCGCGCATCTGGCGGCGAAGATCGTGCAAACCCTGCCGCAGGCCACCATGACACCCGAAACAACGGACGGGCGCGAAGGGTTCATCCATATCACCGACATGAACGGCGGTTCTTCGGAGATGGAGATCAAGCTGATCCTGCGCGATTTTGAACTGGACGGGCTGGCGGCCAAGGGCGCGCTGCTGCGCAGTGTCTGCGAGGCCGTGCAGGCCACGGAGCCGCGGGCAGAAATCCGCTGCGAAACCTTCCCGCAATACCGCAACATGCGGTACTGGCTGGAAAATGACATGACCCCGGTGGAGCTGGCGCTGGCAGCCTGCGAGGCGCATGGGATCGAACCGGTCTCCGCTCCGATCCGCGGCGGCACCGACGGCTCGCGCCTGACCGAGCTGGGGGTGCCGACGCCCAACATCTTCACCGGCATGCAAAACGTGCACGGGCCGCTGGAGTGGATTTCGGTGCAGGACATGGCAAAGGCCACGGAGGTCTGCCTGACGCTGGTGCAGATGGCGGCGTCAGAGGGCTGA